In a single window of the Nicotiana tomentosiformis chromosome 8, ASM39032v3, whole genome shotgun sequence genome:
- the LOC104119017 gene encoding uncharacterized protein translates to MEIDSSMLIKVVLFVLVQALVYLILSKSSNIFSKTKRSYSFRTARSVSIRRMAAALADLPAGGEPSPTSSDLKPVKSSNSFKLF, encoded by the coding sequence ATGGAAATTGATAGTAGCATGTTGATTAAAGTTGTTCTATTTGTTCTAGTTCAAGCTCTAGTTTATTTGATTTTATCTAAGTCGTCCAACATATTTTCAAAGACCAAAAGATCCTACAGCTTCAGAACTGCTCGTTCCGTCAGCATTCGCCGGATGGCGGCCGCCCTCGCCGACTTACCTGCCGGCGGTGAACCATCTCCGACCTCCAGTGACTTGAAACCGGTCAAGTCTTCAAATTCTTTTAAGTTATTCTAA
- the LOC138896847 gene encoding uncharacterized protein isoform X2, protein MESQLEEERKKCEVMEARLLSNQKMLKQGLMALVSHMQSSKTGLPAVLFDMIANLNDSDETSPKSLMDDTMDEHA, encoded by the exons ATGGAAAGTCAACTTGAGGAGGAGCGAAAAAAATGCGAAGTCATGGAAGCTCGTCTATTGAGTAATCAAAAAATGTTAAAACAGGGCTTGATGGCACTAGTATCCCATATGCAAAGTTCCAAG ACTGGACTTCCTGCTGTACTTTTTGACATGATTGCTAATTTAAATGATTCGGATGAGACAAGTCCTAAAAGTCTTATGGATGATACCATG gatGAGCATGCGTAA
- the LOC138896847 gene encoding uncharacterized protein isoform X1 yields MPAEVNEAEWNFLVDYFSSDAFKQMSAQNKTNKGKQEMNHICGRKSFQAVSYDADKLTEIVAEQIQEVEEGTDIDPIVNAAFVKLVGKKSGYCRGQGSGVKPASRRSTHVT; encoded by the exons ATGCCAGCGGAAGTTAATGAAGCTGAATGGAATTTTTTAGTGGACTATTTCAGTTCTGATGCTTTTAAG CAAATGAGTGCACAAAATAAAACTAATAAGGGAAAACAAGAAATGAATCATATTTGTGGCAGAAAGTCCTTCCAAGCAGTATCTTATGATGCG GATAAGCTGACAGAAATTGTGGCTGAACAAattcaagaagtggaagagggTACTGATATAGACCCAATTGTTAATGCTGCTTTTGTGAAACTTGTTGGAAAAAAGTCAGGATATTGTCGCGGTCAAGGATCGGGAGTCAAGCCAGCTAGTAGGAGGTCTACGCATGTAACTTAA